A window of Natator depressus isolate rNatDep1 chromosome 3, rNatDep2.hap1, whole genome shotgun sequence genomic DNA:
ATGCTTTTGCCTCCAGTTCTTGTGCTACAGATAACCCACCAACAACAAATGAATCCATCCAGCCACAACAGAGTACGCTTGCAGAGTTTCAGGATCGCTACAAGCCCATGGACCAAACAAAGTACAACACCTTAACCAATGCTATTGCAAAGTGGATAGCTATGGACTGCAGACCACTCAACACTGTAAATGACAGAGGGCTAAGAGATGTTATTCAAATTGCATCTTCCAATCAGTTATACACCTTGCCCTCTGAAGGAACCATTGCATCACGAATACATGATCTATATAACAACGAGAAAACTACCAAGttggagcttttgaaaaatgcACTAGCTGTTGCTTTGACTGGTGATCACTGGACATCCTTGAGCAATCACAGCTATCTTGGAGTCACGGCACACCTGATTGATGCTTCATGGACACTGCAGTCATTTGCTTTAACAGTAATGCATACTGAAGAGAGACATGCTGAATCATGTGCAGAGTGTTTCTTGGATGTTGCAAAAGAATGGAATATTCAGGAAAAAGTAACAACAATTAGTACTGACAGTGCACATAATATGAtagcagcagacaattgtttgCCTTTTGAACACATGACATGTATCGCTCACAGTCTGCAACGATCCATTACAGTCGCGCTCAGTGATGGTGGTTTTGAAAACATACtggaaaaatgtagaaaacttgtGGGCCATTTCAAACACAGTCCAATTAACAGTACAGAGCTAGGAATACAACAAGCTGCAAAGGGACAGAAACAAGAACCTCTTGTTCAAGATATTTCATCCAGATGGAACTCCACATTGGGTATGGTTCAGCACCTGCTTTGCAATAAAGCTGCTATCACAGCCACATTAGCTCTTCAAAAGCAAAAACTATCAGTGCCAACAAGTAAGGATTTCGAAAAACTGCAAAAGCTAGAAACGCTACTTGAGCCCTGCAggtttgtgactgaactccttgggggagaattgtatgtctcctgctctgtg
This region includes:
- the LOC141984660 gene encoding E3 SUMO-protein ligase ZBED1-like encodes the protein MEQSSKRSGLLNGRFIFKKFSDGSLDKRTVICSYCKAEFQYHRSTSSLQYHLRAKHAFASSSCATDNPPTTNESIQPQQSTLAEFQDRYKPMDQTKYNTLTNAIAKWIAMDCRPLNTVNDRGLRDVIQIASSNQLYTLPSEGTIASRIHDLYNNEKTTKLELLKNALAVALTGDHWTSLSNHSYLGVTAHLIDASWTLQSFALTVMHTEERHAESCAECFLDVAKEWNIQEKVTTISTDSAHNMIAADNCLPFEHMTCIAHSLQRSITVALSDGGFENILEKCRKLVGHFKHSPINSTELGIQQAAKGQKQEPLVQDISSRWNSTLGMVQHLLCNKAAITATLALQKQKLSVPTSKDFEKLQKLETLLEPCRFVTELLGGELYVSCSVVLPAFCHIFSVMEVSDDDPEYVIQFKNTFTADLIKHKEGTNMRFLKIATALDPRFKHLKCLPKSERDEVWNMLSEVLKEQHSNAETTEPEPPKKKINLPLVADDENEHASVCTALDRYRAEPVISMETCPLEWWSKHEGAYEHLAYLARKYLATPATAVPCERLFSLSGDIVNKKWAALSPVNVNKLVCLSDWLNKK